The region ATAAACATAAACATGTTCCGTTAATGATATATATCAcattatattttagtattttcaaaataaaaatatcaatgtattagatacatatatattatatttgtgtatcatatagtgaaaataattttttgtgatgCTATTTTCTTACTACGTATATGtaactatattattttataatcaatcatttgtaatcatatttttaatttgatattaaaaaaatgtatatatttaatacGAAATTAAGAAATGTTATCTTTGtactgaaataaataattattactgatgtattttttttgtgaaataacgaataaacataattaattattacgatatcatttttttatttaaattattgaaataaaaataaacttttaatatataactaaaaaggtttaaatttaattaatcactGTCATATAAATCAGTATGACATCAATTATTACATCTTATTTTAGTCTCTAAAAtatccaaaagaaaaataaaaataaaaaaaggcaATTTTCCTCAAATTTCATTCACTACATGTACAGAAAACAAGCGAAATTGTTGCACGCAATATAGGCAGTgcagaattttgaaattatcttGATTTAATTTATAGTAATTGTGCATTGTTATTTGTCACACTCATACACATCTCATATTATCTCACTTCTCTTCTACATTGTGTGAAGTCATTGCAATGTTCTGTCATTTGTCCTCTCACGTGTTTGATAAATTTCTTGAgtgaattttgaacttgaattACCAAGTGTTTGATGTTTTGTCTTGAGTTTATGCATCAGGAGGGTGATAATGATCAAAAGCTGGAGAGTGTTCTTAGAAGGGCAAGTATGAAGGATAAGACAGTGATACTCACCACTCTGAATGATGCATGGACAGCGCCAGGTTCCATATTTGACCTTTTTCTTGAGAGTTTTCGTATAGGGAATGAGACAGAATGGCTTTTAAATCACTTGGTGGTAATAACTTATGAACAAAAGACACAAGAACGTTGCCTTACTGTGCACAAGCATTGCCACCAACTCATATCTAAAGGCGACAATTTCACTGGTGAACAACGTTACATGACCCCAAACTACCTACACATGATGTGGAAAAGGCTTGAATTCCTTGGTTCTATCCTTGATATGGGATATAGCTTTGTCTTCACGGTATGTACATATTGTTTTGCCAAAAAACTTTACATCTTTGCACCAGATTCTTTGTTGGATTTTCCTGTACTGTTCTTCTATGCCTTATtgatattgattttgaaaattgaaaattgaaaatatatttataagatctctaaaatatcaatatagtgTATCTTTAATGTTCAACAAAGTAAAACACAAAAAATCTAGCAGAGAATATGAACTCATCTTTGCACACATGGCCATCTTTGttttcgtggttttttttttttcctttgcagGATTGTGATATAATGTGGCTTAGAGATCCCTTCAAACAATTTGACAAGGATGCAGATTTCCAAATAGCTTGTGATGCTTTCAACGGCAATTCCTCTGACATACACAACTCTCCGAATGCAGGGTTTAAATATGCGAGATCTAATTATCGAACTAATTGGTTCTACAAGTTCTGGATAAACTCGAGGAGTTCATACCCAAAATTAAAACAGCAAGATGTGCTGAACAGGATCAAAGAGCACCCTTCGGTTTCTGACATGAAGCTGAAGATTAA is a window of Vigna unguiculata cultivar IT97K-499-35 chromosome 4, ASM411807v1, whole genome shotgun sequence DNA encoding:
- the LOC114182540 gene encoding uncharacterized protein At4g15970-like yields the protein METTVGAGVEKAVGDGTKAWDSGGTNILVRRVMYVAMLLGGVGVLWMSFHHFGSPLECSTFSHHSMDESSKEGDNDQKLESVLRRASMKDKTVILTTLNDAWTAPGSIFDLFLESFRIGNETEWLLNHLVVITYEQKTQERCLTVHKHCHQLISKGDNFTGEQRYMTPNYLHMMWKRLEFLGSILDMGYSFVFTDCDIMWLRDPFKQFDKDADFQIACDAFNGNSSDIHNSPNAGFKYARSNYRTNWFYKFWINSRSSYPKLKQQDVLNRIKEHPSVSDMKLKIKFLSTSYFGGFCQISEDFNKVTTMHANCCVGLENKSIDLKLVLEDWKKYMALPEYNKTESHHSWRVPKSCK